A window of Ipomoea triloba cultivar NCNSP0323 chromosome 2, ASM357664v1 contains these coding sequences:
- the LOC116010865 gene encoding uncharacterized protein LOC116010865, whose product MDRSWMYKKRNTLEYASKIGEKYIVCPCCDCRNLKKFRGIDEIKSHLIRRGFKEGYDPWIWHGENVPFSTDDVELDVEKDKCKEDTNKTDEDNDRLDELMRDMQGDLNELPQEFETFFENCGKLLFSGCSKFTKLSSMLKLYNLKAKNRWSDKSFTELLKLLKDMLPDDNELPCSTYEAKKMLCPLSMDIERIHACPNDCILYWKQYKDLHVCLKCGASRYKRKGYDDACEKKKGAPAKVLWYLPVIPRFKRLFANPNDANNLQWHAVGRKEDGKLRHPADSPLWKNINMTFPEFGSENRNLWLGLCTDGMNPHGNMSSRHSTWPVLLPVYNLPPWLCMKRKYIMLSLLISGPKQPGNDIDVYLTPLIEDLKILWNEGVAVFDAHSQTNFTLRGMLFCTINDFPAYDNLLGYTTKGAKACPICEDEIDDLWLNNSKNNVFMSHRTFLPILTILIERRKKFSMKNLRLEWLAHHYQGMSFMKESKTLILCLEKLQKQVRRVFGKRGLYSRIYHIGSTYLLDIVLM is encoded by the coding sequence ATGGATCGGAGTTGGATGTATAAGAAACGTAATACACTTGAATATGCAAGTAAAATTGGTGAAAAATATATAGTGTGTCCTTGTTGTGATTGTAGAAATCTAAAAAAGTTTCGTGGGATTGACGAAATTAAGAGTCATTTGATACGTCGTGGTTTTAAAGAAGGATATGACCCgtggatatggcatggtgagAATGTACCTTTTAGTACAGATGATGTCGAATTAGATGTAGAGAAAGATAAATGTAAAGAAGATACTAATAAAACTGATGAAGACAATGATCGGCTAGATGAATTGATGCGTGATATGCAAGGGGATTTGAATGAACTGCCTCAAGAGTTTgaaactttttttgaaaattgtgGAAAACTTTTGTTTTCTGGATGTAGTAAATTTACAAAGTTATCATCAATGCTTAAATTGTATAACTTAAAAGCAAAGAATAGGTGGAGTGATAAGAGTTTCACggagttattgaaacttttaaagGACATGCTTCCTGATGATAACGAACTTCCTTGTTCAACTTATGAGGCAAAGAAAATGTTATGTCCGTTGAGTATGGACATTGAAAGGATCCATGCATGTCCAAACGATTGTATTTTGTATTGGAAACAATACAAAGACTTGCATGTGTGTCTGAAGTGTGGAGCATCGCGTTATAAACGGAAAGGATACGATGATGCAtgtgagaagaagaaaggtgCTCCTGCGAAGGTGTTGTGGTATCTACCGGTGATTCCAAGGTTCAAGCGTTTGTTTGCAAATCCAAATGATGCAAACAATTTGCAATGGCATGCTGTTGGTAGAAAAGAAGATGGAAAGTTGAGACATCCCGCCGATTCTCCTCTATGGAAGAACATTAATATGACGTTTCCTGAATTTGGTTCCGAAAATCGAAATCTTTGGCTTGGACTATGCACAGATGGAATGAATCCTCATGGTAACATGAGCAGTCGCCATAGCACTTGGCCAGTTCTTTTACCAGtttacaatcttcctccttGGTTATGCATGAAGCGTAAATACATCATGTTATCTTTGTTAATATCTGGGCCTAAACAACCAGGAAACGACATAGATGTGTACTTGACACCGCTTATTGAAGATTTAAAGATACTGTGGAATGAAGGTGTGGCGGTGTTTGATGCTCATAGCCAAACCAACTTCACCTTGCGAGGCATGTTGTTCTGCACAATCAATGACTTCCCAGCATATGATAACTTGTTAGGATACACTACTAAAGGGGCTAAGGCATGCCCTATTTGTGAAGATGAAATAGATGATCTTTGGCTAAACAATAGTAAGAATAATGTGTTCATGAGTCATCGAACCTTTCTACCTATATTGACCATTCttatagaaagaagaaaaaagttttCAATGAAAAATCTGAGACTAGAGTGGCTCGCTCACCATTATCAGGGGATGTCATTTATGAAAGAGTCAAAAACATTGATATTGTGTTTggaaaaacttcaaaaacaaGTCAGAAGGGTATTTGGAAAAAGAGGTCTATATTCTAGGATTTACCATATTGGGAGCACTTATCTGTTAGACATTGTCTTGATGTAA